The following proteins come from a genomic window of bacterium:
- a CDS encoding efflux RND transporter permease subunit, protein MKITRISFERPRILFLVVLMVIIAGVFAVMTIPKEGDPDIEIPVAFIVTFYPGAGPDEMETQVAEKIEDAMVDLPDLDRTYSSISEGLAFTQVVFTTDANLEDSINKVRERVDKVTPDLPDGCQPPEVVEFSLSDIPVMVLSVSAEMDPLTLRQTAEDLADELKKIPGVLDTSVVGGVEREIQIQLKPAKLTEYQISPQQVVGAIQSQHLQLPAGTIEVGPQRYLVRAMGEFDDPAQMGEIIVAGSTGARVRLSEIADVVDGPAEVASTSRTNGRDSVTISIKRRTNSNVLETSQAIKQRLGIPGESMRVTLTDGQRVELLPTQIRSLYFASSDSFTIQVRTDEEELVPVSRGEVADQLGEAGIDPSRVAPIPPGVTLDITSDQADEVNESLDTMTGNILQGVLIVILVLFLFMGLRTALLVSTAIPLSLMIAIAVIYFTGGTLNTMTISGLILVVGMLVDNAIVSVQNLYRHLEMGKDRKTAAVAATAEIAYPVFTSTMTTIFAFLPMLMMRGVMGKFMGYIPIAVSLALFASLFVGLILAPPIAAKFIKLKKTREELESEESGRFRRTLGRIGLWLGEVLNLRRLGNWYERVVRGALRRRKLVFFLTLGSFLLVVSLPALGILKVELFPSVDTDSIYINLETPIGTPLDITDAKVKELEKIVTQNVPEIDRLVAMSGDQPGGGGHVRVGNFFGITNTNEGGLIIDLVPGDDRERTAREIQEDLRPYLAQVGGVDVSFAESTGGPPTGSAVDIKVYGDNLDEQRHIMDQLIAFLKTVPGVRDPYDDISPGTPEIQTVLRRQEANLLGFTSSDLALNLRYLISGATAGVYREGDEEYGIVVKIPKERLDSVGDVENLFVGNAMGNQVMVGDIARIENHEGISSIRHYNGDRAVTLKADLLPGYSPVDVTSRLKEYVKDSVVLKPGYRIDFEGSYKFIQESFSDLGFAALLAVLLIFIVLTLQFHSFAQPITVMSTILLASVGAIAGLVITGSTFTIVAFVAIIGLAGVVVNGAIVLVDFINKRRKEGTPMREAIVEAGKIRLTPILLTAVTTIGGMFPLALSDPQWAPLGWAFIFGLAISTVLTLVVVPTFYSWLEEVKIKIKRKLFKNYVPPEGVLE, encoded by the coding sequence GTGAAGATAACGCGGATCTCCTTCGAACGGCCCCGCATCCTCTTCCTAGTGGTCCTTATGGTCATCATCGCGGGCGTCTTCGCCGTTATGACCATCCCCAAGGAGGGGGACCCGGACATCGAGATTCCGGTGGCGTTCATCGTCACCTTCTACCCGGGCGCCGGACCCGACGAGATGGAGACGCAGGTCGCCGAGAAGATCGAGGACGCCATGGTGGACCTGCCGGACCTCGACCGGACCTACTCCTCCATCTCTGAGGGGCTTGCCTTCACCCAGGTCGTGTTCACCACGGACGCCAATCTCGAGGACTCGATCAACAAGGTCCGCGAGCGGGTGGACAAGGTGACCCCCGACCTTCCCGACGGGTGCCAGCCCCCCGAGGTCGTCGAGTTCAGCCTGAGCGACATCCCCGTGATGGTCCTGTCCGTCTCGGCGGAAATGGACCCCCTCACGCTCCGGCAAACCGCCGAGGACCTGGCCGACGAGCTGAAGAAGATACCCGGCGTGCTCGACACAAGCGTCGTGGGCGGCGTGGAACGCGAGATTCAGATTCAGCTCAAGCCCGCCAAGCTCACCGAGTATCAGATTTCCCCCCAACAGGTCGTCGGGGCCATACAGTCCCAACATCTCCAATTACCCGCGGGGACGATCGAGGTCGGCCCCCAGCGCTACCTGGTCCGCGCCATGGGCGAGTTCGACGACCCCGCCCAGATGGGGGAGATAATCGTTGCCGGCTCGACGGGCGCCCGCGTCAGGCTCTCCGAGATAGCCGACGTCGTGGACGGCCCGGCGGAGGTGGCCTCCACCTCGCGCACCAACGGTCGCGACTCGGTGACCATCTCCATCAAGCGCCGTACGAACTCCAACGTACTGGAGACCTCTCAGGCGATAAAACAGAGGCTGGGCATCCCCGGGGAATCCATGAGGGTCACCCTGACCGACGGGCAGAGGGTGGAGCTTCTCCCCACACAGATCCGCAGCCTCTACTTCGCCTCCAGCGACTCGTTCACCATCCAGGTCCGCACGGACGAGGAGGAGCTCGTACCGGTGAGCCGGGGTGAGGTGGCCGACCAGTTGGGCGAGGCCGGGATTGACCCGAGCCGGGTGGCGCCGATTCCGCCGGGGGTGACCCTGGACATCACCTCGGACCAGGCCGACGAGGTGAACGAGAGCCTGGACACGATGACCGGCAATATTTTGCAGGGCGTGTTAATCGTCATCCTGGTCCTCTTCCTCTTCATGGGCCTGCGCACGGCGCTTTTGGTCTCCACGGCCATCCCACTCTCGCTCATGATCGCCATCGCCGTCATATACTTCACCGGCGGCACCCTGAACACCATGACCATCTCGGGGCTCATCCTGGTGGTCGGGATGCTGGTGGACAACGCCATCGTCTCCGTGCAGAACCTCTACCGCCACCTCGAGATGGGCAAGGACCGGAAGACGGCGGCCGTGGCCGCCACCGCCGAGATAGCATACCCCGTCTTCACCTCGACGATGACGACCATCTTCGCCTTTCTGCCCATGCTGATGATGCGCGGGGTAATGGGCAAGTTCATGGGCTACATCCCCATCGCCGTCTCCCTGGCCCTCTTCGCCTCCCTCTTCGTGGGGCTGATCCTGGCCCCGCCCATCGCGGCCAAGTTCATCAAGCTCAAGAAGACGCGGGAGGAGCTGGAGAGCGAGGAGAGCGGCCGGTTCAGGCGCACGCTCGGTCGCATCGGCCTCTGGCTGGGCGAGGTGCTCAACCTGCGCCGGCTGGGGAACTGGTACGAGAGGGTGGTACGCGGCGCCCTGAGGCGCAGGAAGCTGGTCTTTTTCCTCACTTTGGGATCCTTCCTTCTGGTGGTGTCCCTGCCGGCTCTGGGGATACTGAAGGTGGAGCTCTTCCCCTCGGTGGACACGGACTCGATCTACATCAACCTGGAGACCCCCATCGGCACCCCCCTGGATATCACCGACGCCAAGGTGAAGGAACTGGAAAAGATCGTCACCCAGAACGTGCCGGAGATTGATCGTCTGGTGGCTATGAGCGGGGACCAGCCCGGCGGCGGGGGGCACGTCCGCGTCGGCAACTTCTTCGGCATCACCAACACCAACGAGGGCGGGCTCATCATAGACCTCGTCCCCGGCGACGACCGGGAGCGCACCGCCCGAGAAATCCAGGAGGACCTGCGGCCTTACCTGGCCCAGGTGGGGGGTGTGGACGTATCCTTCGCCGAATCCACCGGCGGTCCGCCCACCGGATCGGCCGTAGACATCAAGGTCTACGGGGACAATCTCGACGAGCAGCGGCACATCATGGATCAGCTCATCGCCTTCCTGAAGACGGTACCCGGGGTGCGCGATCCCTACGACGACATCTCCCCTGGAACGCCGGAAATCCAGACCGTTCTCCGCCGCCAAGAGGCCAACCTCCTCGGCTTCACCTCCTCCGACCTGGCCCTCAACCTGCGCTATCTGATCAGTGGGGCGACGGCCGGCGTTTACCGCGAGGGGGACGAGGAGTACGGCATCGTCGTAAAGATACCCAAGGAGCGCCTGGATTCCGTCGGCGACGTGGAGAACCTCTTCGTCGGCAACGCGATGGGCAACCAGGTGATGGTGGGCGACATCGCCCGCATCGAGAACCACGAGGGCATCAGCTCGATCCGGCACTACAACGGCGACCGCGCGGTAACGCTCAAGGCCGACCTCCTTCCCGGCTACAGCCCCGTGGACGTGACCTCCCGGCTCAAGGAGTACGTGAAGGACTCGGTCGTCCTCAAGCCCGGGTACCGTATAGACTTCGAGGGCTCCTACAAGTTCATCCAGGAGAGCTTCTCCGACCTGGGCTTCGCCGCCCTCTTGGCGGTATTGCTGATATTCATCGTCCTCACCCTCCAGTTCCACAGCTTCGCCCAGCCGATCACGGTCATGTCCACCATTCTTTTGGCGTCGGTGGGCGCCATCGCCGGCCTGGTCATCACCGGGAGCACCTTCACCATCGTGGCCTTCGTGGCGATAATCGGCCTGGCGGGCGTCGTGGTGAACGGGGCCATCGTCCTGGTGGACTTCATCAACAAGCGGCGCAAGGAGGGCACGCCCATGCGCGAGGCCATCGTCGAGGCGGGGAAAATCCGGTTGACCCCGATTCTTCTCACCGCCGTCACCACCATCGGGGGCATGTTCCCCCTCGCCCTCTCCGATCCGCAGTGGGCACCACTAGGCTGGGCCTTCATCTTCGGTCTGGCCATCTCCACGGTCCTCACCCTGGTGGTCGTGCCGACCTTCTACTCCTGGCTGGAGGAAGTGAAGATCAAGATCAAGCGGAAGCTCTTCAAGAACTACGTACCCCCGGAGGGCGTCCTGGAGTAA
- a CDS encoding efflux RND transporter periplasmic adaptor subunit: MRHLTPIAYALPFLLLAACGGERMVSPEQSYTVSSEVVGTSHETIERDLAGVIRGEMEALVAPEIAGRLQDIYVEVGEEVRKGQALARIEGTSYWLSSEAARGQFEATKLQLKQAEDNYNRYKPLHDTGSISAAQWENISNAYEAAQINYDASQAGYYRAADTASETTIRAPIAGVVAVRNFDIGSMVGPSYQVFEIVKTDPMKVSIGVNEEDIGTVLPASEVEVTVDAYPDEVFRGVVYSIGVKADSRTHAFPVEVRLENPDGRLKSGMVAHVRLPIKDLGEVLTIPINAAVRIQEVDYVFVVKEVVEDIPITGEDGKPGPSEPTTRLRVQRRAVTLGPETDHRVVVVEGLETGEEIVTEGQQFLEDSSLVTIPNRESGAEKAAGEGLQ; encoded by the coding sequence ATGCGCCACCTAACACCCATCGCCTATGCGCTCCCGTTTTTGTTGCTCGCGGCCTGCGGCGGGGAGCGGATGGTGAGCCCTGAGCAGAGTTACACCGTGTCGAGCGAGGTCGTCGGCACTTCCCACGAGACCATCGAGCGGGACCTGGCCGGGGTCATCCGCGGGGAGATGGAGGCCCTGGTCGCCCCGGAGATAGCGGGGCGCCTGCAGGACATCTACGTCGAAGTGGGAGAGGAGGTCCGCAAAGGCCAGGCCCTGGCCCGGATCGAGGGAACCAGCTACTGGCTCTCTTCGGAGGCGGCCAGGGGCCAGTTCGAGGCGACCAAGCTCCAGCTCAAACAGGCCGAGGACAACTACAACCGTTACAAGCCGCTCCACGACACCGGTTCCATCTCCGCGGCCCAGTGGGAGAACATCTCCAACGCCTACGAGGCGGCGCAGATAAACTACGACGCCTCGCAGGCCGGCTACTACCGCGCCGCGGACACGGCGAGTGAGACGACCATCCGGGCCCCCATCGCCGGCGTCGTCGCCGTGCGCAACTTCGACATCGGCTCCATGGTCGGCCCCAGCTATCAGGTTTTCGAAATCGTCAAGACCGACCCCATGAAGGTGTCCATCGGCGTCAACGAGGAGGACATCGGCACCGTGCTCCCCGCCAGCGAGGTCGAGGTCACCGTGGACGCCTACCCCGACGAGGTGTTCAGGGGGGTCGTCTACAGCATCGGGGTCAAGGCCGATTCCCGCACCCACGCCTTCCCGGTGGAGGTCCGGCTGGAAAATCCCGACGGACGCCTGAAAAGCGGGATGGTGGCCCACGTCCGCCTGCCGATAAAGGACCTGGGCGAGGTGCTGACCATCCCCATCAACGCGGCGGTTAGAATCCAGGAGGTGGATTACGTCTTCGTGGTGAAGGAGGTGGTCGAGGACATACCCATCACGGGAGAGGACGGAAAGCCCGGTCCGTCGGAGCCGACGACGCGGCTGCGGGTCCAGAGACGGGCGGTGACCCTCGGGCCGGAGACCGACCACCGCGTGGTGGTGGTGGAGGGGCTCGAGACCGGGGAGGAGATCGTGACCGAGGGGCAGCAGTTCCTCGAGGACTCGAGCCTGGTCACCATCCCGAACCGTGAAAGCGGCGCGGAAAAGGCGGCGGGGGAGGGCTTGCAGTGA
- a CDS encoding TolC family protein, with translation MRVPILCLSFLIPLAATAEPLTTLDMDEAVRLALENNLDVRIAAEAENSAEAADWSAMSNFFPHVAAGVTYLKYSGAYPTTGMSGSSGYSTAGPGDPWWGIDESVDGQGGLPGDVDYENFSTSITLTQPIFNGGAVYWGKVMAAAGEEMAELQLVAARQAAILAVKQAYLDSLRADELLAVQRKNQENLTHHVQITQVNLDVGLASRVDLLRAESELAAAEGEVITAQNIVRLSRVNLADVIGVELDREVRLTPVDVGEPTGPAISLDEALDYAGENNPGLKAVRKSERLAEGQFGLASSAFWPKINLQAAYGWVQGDDFAFYEDDDYWRIGVSASLDLFASTRRLADVAQARAEERKTRLEIQLTEQAIMTGVEAAYLGLTEKVALIGVSAKQLEAAGGALDIMEQMAAQGLVSDVEADYLDINLAYLMARLGEVSARYDYLVARENLASLMGAIEP, from the coding sequence ATGCGCGTACCGATTCTCTGCCTTTCTTTTTTAATTCCTCTGGCGGCGACTGCCGAGCCGCTGACCACGCTGGACATGGACGAGGCCGTCCGGCTGGCTTTGGAGAACAACCTCGACGTCCGCATCGCCGCGGAGGCCGAGAATTCCGCCGAGGCCGCCGACTGGTCGGCCATGAGCAACTTCTTCCCCCACGTAGCCGCCGGCGTTACCTACCTGAAATATTCGGGGGCCTACCCGACCACCGGGATGAGCGGCTCCAGCGGGTATTCCACCGCCGGTCCGGGCGACCCCTGGTGGGGGATTGACGAGAGCGTTGACGGCCAGGGTGGTCTGCCGGGGGACGTGGACTACGAGAACTTCTCGACGTCCATCACGTTGACGCAGCCCATCTTCAACGGCGGCGCAGTTTATTGGGGCAAGGTCATGGCCGCGGCCGGGGAGGAAATGGCCGAGCTCCAGCTCGTCGCCGCCCGTCAGGCCGCCATTCTCGCGGTCAAGCAGGCCTACCTCGATTCCCTGCGCGCCGACGAGCTCCTCGCCGTCCAGCGGAAGAACCAGGAGAACCTGACCCACCACGTCCAGATCACACAGGTCAACCTCGACGTGGGGCTCGCCTCCCGGGTGGACCTCTTGCGGGCGGAGTCGGAGCTGGCGGCGGCGGAGGGGGAGGTCATCACCGCCCAGAACATCGTCCGGCTCAGCCGGGTCAACCTGGCCGACGTGATCGGTGTCGAACTGGACCGGGAGGTCCGCCTCACCCCCGTAGACGTCGGCGAGCCGACCGGGCCGGCCATCTCCCTGGATGAGGCCCTCGACTATGCCGGGGAGAACAACCCCGGTTTAAAGGCCGTGCGCAAGAGCGAACGCCTGGCCGAGGGCCAATTCGGCCTGGCGTCCAGCGCCTTCTGGCCGAAGATCAACCTCCAGGCGGCCTACGGTTGGGTGCAGGGTGACGACTTCGCTTTCTATGAGGACGACGACTACTGGAGAATAGGCGTATCGGCCAGCCTGGACCTCTTCGCCTCCACCCGGCGGCTGGCCGACGTCGCCCAGGCCCGGGCCGAAGAGCGCAAGACCCGCCTGGAAATCCAGCTGACCGAGCAGGCCATTATGACCGGCGTCGAGGCCGCCTACCTGGGGCTGACGGAGAAGGTCGCCCTGATCGGCGTCTCCGCGAAGCAGCTCGAGGCCGCGGGCGGAGCCCTGGACATCATGGAGCAGATGGCCGCCCAGGGATTGGTGTCCGACGTGGAGGCCGATTACCTGGACATCAACCTGGCCTATCTCATGGCCCGCTTGGGCGAGGTTTCCGCGCGCTACGATTACCTCGTGGCCCGGGAGAACCTGGCCTCGCTCATGGGCGCAATCGAACCCTGA
- a CDS encoding helix-turn-helix transcriptional regulator — translation MNDKSSPYAEIAVLALLAESPRYGYEIDTEIKNRGINHWGKLGISSIYYLLNKLEKTGYVTFEYQKEGKYPTRKVYSITPAGRTVLEEQLFSMLRSRGDRLRPMIGIAFIHVLPKETALEALRELQQRTVEMEEHYKEHVLNIAERYPFPSSRALMKLWGENIEYMHLWLRKLYRELEAYPWQRWGEVATRQGIIKNHRGEK, via the coding sequence ATGAACGATAAAAGCTCACCCTACGCCGAGATAGCCGTCCTCGCCCTCCTGGCGGAATCACCGCGCTACGGCTACGAGATAGACACCGAGATCAAAAACCGCGGGATCAACCACTGGGGAAAACTGGGCATCTCCTCCATCTACTACCTGTTGAACAAGCTCGAAAAAACGGGATACGTGACCTTCGAGTACCAAAAAGAGGGCAAGTACCCCACGCGCAAGGTCTACTCCATCACCCCGGCGGGTCGGACCGTCCTCGAGGAACAGCTCTTCAGCATGCTCCGGTCCCGGGGCGACAGGCTGCGACCCATGATCGGCATCGCCTTCATCCACGTCCTCCCCAAGGAAACGGCCCTCGAGGCCCTTCGTGAGCTGCAGCAGCGGACGGTGGAGATGGAGGAGCACTACAAAGAGCACGTCCTGAACATCGCCGAGCGTTACCCCTTCCCCTCCAGCCGGGCGCTGATGAAGCTCTGGGGCGAGAACATCGAGTACATGCACCTCTGGCTGCGTAAGCTCTACCGGGAGCTCGAGGCGTACCCCTGGCAGCGGTGGGGCGAGGTAGCGACCCGACAGGGCATCATCAAAAACCACCGGGGAGAAAAATAG
- a CDS encoding small multi-drug export protein, with the protein MSPWLQTLFISMAPIVELRGGLPWGLAHGLPWWEAYTAAVIGNLLPIIPLLLWLDPVSGWLRRKWGWADRFFSWLFSRTRRRGTIVEKYEALGLLLFVAIPLPVTGAWTGAAAAFIFGIQNRYAFPAVIGGVLLAGVIVSLAYYGVIGTADLFFGG; encoded by the coding sequence TTGTCCCCCTGGCTCCAGACCCTTTTCATCTCCATGGCGCCCATCGTGGAGCTCCGCGGCGGCCTGCCCTGGGGACTGGCGCACGGGCTGCCGTGGTGGGAGGCGTACACCGCCGCGGTCATCGGCAACCTCCTGCCGATCATCCCCCTGCTCCTGTGGCTGGACCCGGTCAGCGGGTGGTTGCGTCGGAAATGGGGCTGGGCCGACCGCTTCTTCTCGTGGCTCTTCAGCCGCACCCGCCGCCGGGGCACCATCGTTGAGAAGTACGAGGCCCTGGGCCTCCTCTTGTTCGTGGCCATCCCGCTGCCCGTCACCGGAGCCTGGACGGGCGCCGCCGCGGCTTTCATCTTCGGCATCCAGAACCGATACGCCTTCCCGGCGGTCATAGGCGGGGTGCTACTCGCCGGGGTCATCGTCAGCCTGGCGTACTACGGCGTCATCGGCACGGCCGACCTTTTCTTCGGCGGATAA
- a CDS encoding lysophospholipid acyltransferase family protein: MLQRLLYAFILFLARIACHALLRLRLLGRGFIPKKGPLIVAATHSSFADPAVASVVVSRPVTFMAKAFLFEPFFFGWLIRNLGAFPLETDSEVGAVKLSLKLLRENRAVLIFPEGTRIRRDGLGRPHPGVGLIAGWSGAPVLPVYIHGSHDALTDVFRGKPPRVRAYIAPPLTIEPPPRGADKQAWYEAASGRVMHEIARMRNWCLRELGLPHEPYGTFVTDEKPDRPSPGERWSIN; this comes from the coding sequence ATGCTGCAGAGGCTCTTATACGCCTTCATTCTGTTTCTCGCCCGTATCGCCTGCCACGCGCTCCTGCGGCTCCGTTTGCTGGGGCGCGGGTTCATCCCGAAAAAAGGGCCGCTCATCGTCGCCGCCACCCACTCCAGCTTCGCCGACCCCGCCGTGGCCTCGGTTGTGGTGTCCAGACCCGTAACTTTTATGGCCAAGGCCTTCCTCTTCGAGCCGTTCTTCTTCGGCTGGCTGATCCGCAACCTGGGCGCCTTCCCCCTGGAGACGGATTCGGAGGTGGGGGCGGTCAAGCTTTCCCTGAAACTTTTGCGCGAGAACCGGGCGGTGCTGATTTTTCCCGAGGGGACGCGGATCCGCCGGGACGGCCTCGGCCGGCCCCACCCCGGCGTGGGGTTAATCGCCGGCTGGAGCGGCGCGCCGGTCCTGCCCGTGTACATCCACGGCAGCCACGACGCCCTCACGGACGTTTTTCGGGGGAAACCGCCCCGTGTGAGGGCCTACATCGCGCCGCCCTTGACCATCGAGCCCCCGCCCAGGGGTGCTGACAAACAGGCGTGGTACGAGGCCGCGAGCGGGCGGGTGATGCACGAGATCGCCCGGATGCGAAACTGGTGCCTCCGAGAGCTGGGGCTCCCACATGAGCCTTACGGCACTTTCGTAACCGACGAAAAACCGGACCGCCCGTCGCCCGGCGAGAGGTGGAGCATCAACTGA